The Dehalococcoides mccartyi CG5 genome contains the following window.
AGCTTTTCCATACCCTTGCTGCGGCTTCGTACCTGTCCGGCAGGTAAAAGCTCCCCGTTCCCTACAACCAAAACCGGTTTAACCGAAAGGAGTGATCCCAACAGGGCTTTGGATTTACCTATACGCCCGCCCAGAGCCAGATACTTAAGCGTATCAAAGAAGCCCATCATCTGGATTTTTTCTACCGAACTGCGTACCGTATCGGCCACTTCCTTAAGATTTTTGTCTGAGGAAGCCACTTCTGCCCCCAGTAGCCCTAGCAGTCCCAGCCCCATGGAAACCGAACGTGAATCTATAACTTCTATCGGGGGGGCGTCCTTGCCAAGCAGTTTTTTCGCCTGAATAGCGGAGTCATAAGTGCCGGAAAGCTTGGAAGAAATATGGATGGAGACAATCCCGTCGCAAGTGGGTGCCAGCTCCCTATATACATCTATAAAATCCTGAGGTGATGGCTGTGAGGTATTGGGGTGAACCGATTCTGTCTGGAGTCTTTCAAAGAACTGGTCCTGGGTTATTTCCACCCCGTCTTTCAAGGCTTTTTCTCCAAAGCGGACGTACAGGGGGACGATGGTTATTCCCAGAGATTTTGCCAGTTGGGGAGGTATATCAGCTGTGCTGTCCGTAACAATCTTGATGTTCATATTAAATCTTCCTCCGATAATTGCACTAATACCATCTGGTGTATTCCGGAAAACCCCCGGGAAATGTACCCGCCTTAGCCCATCTGACCTCCTTGGAGTTCTGAGTAAAAGTGGTTGGTGTCTGTTAAGACTGCGTAAACTTTATAATGTTTATAGTTTCTTATAAAACATAAAAAATGTCAACTCCGGATAAAACTATAATTCCTGGTATATGTGTTAAAAAGACCCAAAGTTTTGCGGATTTAAATAGCAGACAGGTAAAAATAGGCATGAGTTGGCAGGTTAAAACGGGGGAAATAAATTTTAACTGGGTGTAGGATTATTTAATAATGATGATTTGGATTATGCTGTATTGCATTTTCAAAAGATAAAAATGGCAAGCAGGTATGGTTTGGATAGATGATTTTTTTGGGGAATATAAAATAAAGTGATGAAAGACGGGAGGGGTAAATAATTGGTGGCAGCGGGTAGATTTGAACTACCGACCAAGGGCTTATGAGTCCCCTGCTCTGCCACTGAGCTACGCTGCCACTAAAGACGTATTGTAAAATCTGCAAGGAGTATTTGTCAAATATTCCAAAAGCCGGGGTAAGGCGCAGTATAATCAGCCTGTAAAGGTATCCAAGGGTATTTGGGGTTAAAATTTGGCAAATATGCAAGCTGGCAAGGTATAGGGCTTTTAAAAAGGACTGAAAAGTGTTAGATTTTGGTGTTGTTTTAGCGTTTTATGCTAAAATAGCAGCGTTGAGAATAAACTTTGGGAGCGTACTATGGCGCTGACTCAAGTTAAAAATAATACTTCAAATATAGAATCAATTACTTATGGCAACCTTACCTGGATAAATATTGAAAACCCGCAAGAGGTTGATACCGAGTATTTGGCGGCTAACTATCCGTTCCACCCGCTGGACCTTGATGATGTACTGTCACGCCGTCAGCGGCCCAAGGTTGACGAATACAACGAGTATCTATTTTTTGTGCTCCACTTCCCGTTTTATAATAAGGAACTGCGGACTACTGTGCCGGCTCAGCTTTCGGTATTTATCGGGGGGAACTATCTTATCACCCTGCATACCGGCAATCTGAAACCACTGGTAAAGCTTTATCGTGAAATGGAGCTGGATGAGAGTTCCCGCCCTGAATATTTTGACCATGGTTCAGGTTTTTTGATGTACCGCATTGTTGACAGGTTGGTAGACTATTGTCTTCCCATTACTGTAAAGCTGCTGGATAATCTGGAAGAAGTGGAAGATGACATTTTTGCCGGTTCTAACAGTGACCTTAATATTGTCAAAGACATTGCCCTGCTCAGGCGGGATATTATTGCCACCCGGCGGATTATCTGGCCGATGAGGGCGGTCATTGGTTGTTTGGAAAATAAGCTCAGAAAATTTATAAATCAGGATATGTCTGTTTATTTTGGAGATATGACAGACCACATGGATAAAATATGGGATACTCTAGACGAGACTAAAGAGGTCATAGAGGGCTTAAGCTCCACCTTTGACTCCATGTCTTCCCACCGGACTAATCGGGCTATGCGTATTTTAACCATTGTGGCTACCATTTTGCTGCCGTTTACTATGGTAGCCAGCATCTTCGGCATGAACATCCCCCTGCCTTTTCAAAACTCGGAGAATGCCATTTACTTTGTGGCGGTTATTACAGCTATTATTGTGAGCTTGATGCTGTACATGTTCCGCCGTGTCCGCCTTATTTAGTTCTGCCGGAGAAAAATTGTTATGAATGTTTCCAGCCGCCTGCTCATTGTAAGTGGTTTGTATATTACTTGCCTTATTACCGCTAATCTTATAGCGGTGAAAATTATTGCCTTGGGAGACGTATTTCTGCCGGCGGCGGTGATAGTGTTTCCTTTCAGCTATATCTTCGGAGACGTCCTGACCGAGGTTTACGGTTTCCACTGGGCACGGCGGATTATCTGGCTGGGCTTTATCTGTAACCTTATTTTCGTAGTCTTTGTGGCTCTGGGTCAGGTACTGCCGGGTGCGCCTTTCTGGGAAGGGCAGGCGGCTTATGAAACCATACTTGGTTATACTCCCCGGATTTTGCTTGCCTCGTTTTTAGGGTATCTGGTAGGTGAATTTGTAAACTCGTTCATTATGGCCAAGCTGAAACTGCGGACCAAGGGGCGTTACCTCTGGCTGCGTACCATTGGTTCTACTCTGGCGGGGCAAGGGCTGGATACTTCCATATTTATTATGGTGGCTTTTCTGGGTACGCCGGTATTTGTGCCGATGATGATACTCTATCACTGGGGTTCAAAAGTGCTTATTGAAGCAGTAGCCACACCCCTTACTTACAGGCTGGTAAATTATCTGAAAAAGGCTGAAAACAGCGACCACTTTGATACAGCTACCAATTTCAGCCCTTTCAAGCTTTAGACAGGGGTCAAGGTACAAAGGTGGAAATAGTATTTTTAGGTGCTCATAATTGCGAAACCAAAACCACCCGCCCCAGTTGCCTCATGCTTTCCGGCGGGGTGGTGCTGGACGCAGGTGCTATTACCGGAAGCCTGACATTAGACGAACTCTATAGCCTGAAAGCGGTTATTTTAAGCCATGCCCATTATGACCACATAAAAGATGTGCCGCTACTGGCTATGAATTTGGCTTACGGCTTGAAAAGTGTGGATATTTACGGCAGTCAGGCCGTTGAAGAAGTAGTCACCAAGCCGCCTTTTTCCGGCGGTTTTTACCCTGATTTTTTTACCCGCCCGCCCTCTGCTCCGGCTTTGCGGTTTAATAAGATTACCCCCGGTTTGGAATTTGACTGTCAGGGTTACCGTATATTGCCGGTATCTGTCCCTCATTCCAGAGATACCACCGGTTTTTGGGTAAAAGACTTAAACGGGCATTCGTTTTTTTATACCTCGGATACAGGGTCTGGTCTGGGGGCTGTCTGGGAACAGGTTAACCCCGAACTGCTTATTATTGAACTGACCATGCCGAACAAACTCACTGAGCTGGCTTTAACCTCCAAGCACTTGTCACCTGAGCTTTTGGAGACGGAGCTTTTACTGTTCAGGGAGATGAAAGGTTATCTGCCCCAAATAGTTACCCTTCATACCACGCCGTTGTTCGAAGAAGAGATTAAAACTGAAATACAGGCAGTAGCGGATAGATTGGCTGCTGACATATTTATGGCCAGTGAAGGGCTGAAACTCCGTCTGGGAGAATAGGTATGTTTGCTGTCTCTGAGCCGCCGCGTTTTCTGGTTGACCAGAATGTGGGGAAACTAGCTGTTTACCTGAGAATGCTGGGTTTTGATGCCCGCCGTTTTGGCAACGGGTCTGACCGTCAGCTTCTTTCCGAAGCCCTTGCCGAGGGGCGGGTAATACTTACCCGTGATCATCTGCTTAGGGAAAGGCGGCTGGTTAAAAAGGGTAATTTAAAGGTTATGCTCTTTGAAATCGAAGTGGCGGAAGACCAGCTTCGGCAGCTTTTGTCGGATATGGCGCTGCATTCGTTTATATTACCTTTCAGCCGTTGCATAGAGTGCAATTATCCCCTTTATCCCGTCATGAAAGAAACCCTGTCTGAAAAAGTGCCTCCGTATGTTTACCAGAACCAGACTGAGTTCAAAGAGTGCCATCACTGCGGGCGGGTTTTCTGGAAGGGAAGCCACTGGCAGGCCATGCAGGAAGTATTAAACAGACTGGGTGTTGATAATAACCCCTCTTGCTGATAAACTCGTCTTAGCCTTAGCGAAAGCTGGTAGGAAATGGAAATAATCTCAAGCGTCCAAATGCGCCAGATAGAAGATGCCTGCCTGAAACAGGGCATTAGTACCGAAACCCTGATGGAAAATGCCGGCAGGGCGGTGGCTGTGTTTGCCCGCCATCTGCTGGAAGAGCAAAATGGCTGTCGGGTGCTGATACTGGCGGGTGCGGGCAATAACGGGGGTGACGGGCTGGTTGCCGGACGTTATCTGCGGAGCTGGGGTGAAAAGGTAAGCATATTTGTGCCTTTTATAGATACCCCAAAAGGCAAAACCGTTCAAGGCTGTTTGGAAGCCTCAGGTGATATATTTGCAGGTTTAGCGGAACTTGAAGAGCATCTGGCGGATGCAGATTTGGTAATAGATGCTTTGCTGGGTACAGGCGTAAACCGCCCGCTTGAAGGCATTTATAAAGAAGCTCTGCAAATGACAGCAAACGTTAGAAATACCAGACCAGAGATGCAAGTGCTGGCCGTAGATTTACCCTCCGGTTTAAATGCTGATACCGGGCAGGCGGATGATGCTTGCCTAAAGGCGGACTTTACACTTTCGCTGGGCATTGCCAAGCAAGGGCTTTTTACCCACCGCGGGCTGGAATTAAGCGGGGCGGTTTCGGTGGCGGATATCGGCATACCGCCTGAACTGACAACCGATATCCAAGCCGTTTTGATTGAAAAAGACTGGGCAAAGAGTGTTTTGCCTGTTCGTTCCCCCCATGCCAACAAGGGCAGTTTCGGGCGGGTGATGATTGTAGCCGGGAGTGACCGTTATATAGGGGCGGCCATACTAGCAGGGAGTGCCGCTATGCGTGTTGGTGCGGGCTTGGTTACACTGGCTTTGCCGAAAAGTTTGACCGGAGCAGTAGCGAGCAGAATACCTGAAGCTACTTATCTGCCTTTGCCTGAAGTATCCTCCGGTACTGCAGATAACTCTGCTGCACGCCTTGTCCTGAGTGAACTGGGTAAATATGATGTACTCCTTATAGGGCCGGGTCTGGGTCAAACCGGGTATTCCGCCAGACTGGTTACCGAAGTGCTCTCAAACCTGCCCGTGGGGCTTAAGGTTATAATAGACGCAGATGCATTAAATATACTTTCAGCTATCCCGGATTGGTGGCTGGAATATAAATTTGATGCGGTACTCACCCCGCATCCGGGTGAAATGGCCCGTCTGGCAAAAACTACCACCGAGGCTGTTCAGTCTGACCGTTTCGGGCTTTGCCAAAAGTTTGCCTGCAAATGGGGCAAGACGCTTATCCTGAAAGGTGCCGGGACAATAGTGACATCACCGCAGGGGGAAACCCTGTGCAATCCGGCGGCTAACCCTGTGCTGGCTTCAGCCGGTACGGGTGACGTACTTGCCGGAATAATAGGCGGTCTTTTGGGGCAGGGCGTAAGCCTTTTTGAGGCGGCAGGACTGGGAGTTTACCTGCACTCTCTGGCCGCAGAAGCATTGCGGAGTGAGATAGGTGATGCCGGTGTACTGGCTTCGGATTTGCTGTTAAAATTGCCTGTGGTTATAAAAGGATTGAAACAGGACTAAGTTATGAATAAACAAGCTGCCACAGAAAAACTTGTTGCCGTAGATATCGGCAATACCAGCGTAAATATAGGTATATTTGAGGGTGAACAACTGCTGGCAAACTGGCATTTGGGTTCAGTTGCCCAGCGTATGGCTGACGAATATGCCAGCCTGCTTTTAGGTCTTTTGCAGCATGCGGACATACAGGCGGGAGAGCTAAACCGTGTAATTATGTGCAGCGTTGTGCCGCCCCTGAC
Protein-coding sequences here:
- a CDS encoding DegV family protein, with the protein product MNIKIVTDSTADIPPQLAKSLGITIVPLYVRFGEKALKDGVEITQDQFFERLQTESVHPNTSQPSPQDFIDVYRELAPTCDGIVSIHISSKLSGTYDSAIQAKKLLGKDAPPIEVIDSRSVSMGLGLLGLLGAEVASSDKNLKEVADTVRSSVEKIQMMGFFDTLKYLALGGRIGKSKALLGSLLSVKPVLVVGNGELLPAGQVRSRSKGMEKLTEFTAGVKNIAGLSVIYTTTPDEAVALADRLAEFFPRKQIVISRLGAALGVHAGPGTLFVATRSN
- a CDS encoding magnesium transporter CorA family protein: MALTQVKNNTSNIESITYGNLTWINIENPQEVDTEYLAANYPFHPLDLDDVLSRRQRPKVDEYNEYLFFVLHFPFYNKELRTTVPAQLSVFIGGNYLITLHTGNLKPLVKLYREMELDESSRPEYFDHGSGFLMYRIVDRLVDYCLPITVKLLDNLEEVEDDIFAGSNSDLNIVKDIALLRRDIIATRRIIWPMRAVIGCLENKLRKFINQDMSVYFGDMTDHMDKIWDTLDETKEVIEGLSSTFDSMSSHRTNRAMRILTIVATILLPFTMVASIFGMNIPLPFQNSENAIYFVAVITAIIVSLMLYMFRRVRLI
- a CDS encoding queuosine precursor transporter, with product MNVSSRLLIVSGLYITCLITANLIAVKIIALGDVFLPAAVIVFPFSYIFGDVLTEVYGFHWARRIIWLGFICNLIFVVFVALGQVLPGAPFWEGQAAYETILGYTPRILLASFLGYLVGEFVNSFIMAKLKLRTKGRYLWLRTIGSTLAGQGLDTSIFIMVAFLGTPVFVPMMILYHWGSKVLIEAVATPLTYRLVNYLKKAENSDHFDTATNFSPFKL
- a CDS encoding MBL fold metallo-hydrolase produces the protein MEIVFLGAHNCETKTTRPSCLMLSGGVVLDAGAITGSLTLDELYSLKAVILSHAHYDHIKDVPLLAMNLAYGLKSVDIYGSQAVEEVVTKPPFSGGFYPDFFTRPPSAPALRFNKITPGLEFDCQGYRILPVSVPHSRDTTGFWVKDLNGHSFFYTSDTGSGLGAVWEQVNPELLIIELTMPNKLTELALTSKHLSPELLETELLLFREMKGYLPQIVTLHTTPLFEEEIKTEIQAVADRLAADIFMASEGLKLRLGE
- a CDS encoding Mut7-C RNAse domain-containing protein — encoded protein: MFAVSEPPRFLVDQNVGKLAVYLRMLGFDARRFGNGSDRQLLSEALAEGRVILTRDHLLRERRLVKKGNLKVMLFEIEVAEDQLRQLLSDMALHSFILPFSRCIECNYPLYPVMKETLSEKVPPYVYQNQTEFKECHHCGRVFWKGSHWQAMQEVLNRLGVDNNPSC
- a CDS encoding bifunctional ADP-dependent NAD(P)H-hydrate dehydratase/NAD(P)H-hydrate epimerase; its protein translation is MEIISSVQMRQIEDACLKQGISTETLMENAGRAVAVFARHLLEEQNGCRVLILAGAGNNGGDGLVAGRYLRSWGEKVSIFVPFIDTPKGKTVQGCLEASGDIFAGLAELEEHLADADLVIDALLGTGVNRPLEGIYKEALQMTANVRNTRPEMQVLAVDLPSGLNADTGQADDACLKADFTLSLGIAKQGLFTHRGLELSGAVSVADIGIPPELTTDIQAVLIEKDWAKSVLPVRSPHANKGSFGRVMIVAGSDRYIGAAILAGSAAMRVGAGLVTLALPKSLTGAVASRIPEATYLPLPEVSSGTADNSAARLVLSELGKYDVLLIGPGLGQTGYSARLVTEVLSNLPVGLKVIIDADALNILSAIPDWWLEYKFDAVLTPHPGEMARLAKTTTEAVQSDRFGLCQKFACKWGKTLILKGAGTIVTSPQGETLCNPAANPVLASAGTGDVLAGIIGGLLGQGVSLFEAAGLGVYLHSLAAEALRSEIGDAGVLASDLLLKLPVVIKGLKQD